From the genome of Hyperolius riggenbachi isolate aHypRig1 chromosome 9, aHypRig1.pri, whole genome shotgun sequence, one region includes:
- the LOC137531754 gene encoding uncharacterized protein, which produces MAQKASSYARQNKEILLNLCEHKGIKTVSGQTKEQLVRALEEHDEAERARASTSADAAHDTPEEESLPPQDASGDDVLDDPPNTEMTSLEADLQLLGSAEPELRLKLILEHRQAEREIQQAEREQAEGRAERQHQLELAKLQQQNRSAGPAEREGERVHRIPLDKFPTMDKDSDIDTFLQGFERTCRQYGVPREQWARYLTPGLRGKALEAFVSLPQEEETDFEAIKKAIIARYHLTPEVYRKRFRTVQRGPNDSYLDHACNLRTAFQQWVKGLAVETFDALQELIIKDQFLHTCPVEVRQFVRDREPKTVDEAAKVADAYTSNRASDFRRTTAPSWKGEKPARPSPLSTQRSQVPQPPGGRTATVDTRRCFACNKPGHISATCPEKKKEAPNSGGARNALCATRNAGSYAENLQPVTVGDTVTTGLRDTGAEVTLVHPQLVNPEEYIPGKTMAVKGVGGVTPAIPTALVHLDWGAGSGMKEVGVTDAIPTNVLLGTDLGRLVARYEP; this is translated from the exons atggctcagaaagcatccagctatgcaaggcaaaacaaagagatactactcaacctgtgtgagcacaaaggcatcaagacggtgagcggccagactaaggagcagttagttcgtgcgctcgaggagcatgatgaggcagaacgagcccgtgcttcaacgtcagcagatgcagctcacgacacgccagaggaggaatcgctcccgccacaggatgcgagtggagacgatgtcctggatgatccacctaacacggagatgacatctctggaagccgacctacagctactaggttcggctgagcccgaactgcgcctaaagctgattctggaacatcggcaagcagagagggaaatacaacaagcagagagggaacaagct gagggaagagctgaacggcaacaccagctggagctggctaaacttcagcagcagaaccggtctgctggacccgcagaacgcgaaggtgagcgagtccacagaatccccctggataagttccccactatggacaaggactctgacatagacactttcctacaggggtttgaaaggacttgtcggcagtatggggtgccccgtgagcagtgggcaagatacctcacaccagggctgagaggcaaggccctggaggcgtttgtgagtctcccccaggaggaagaaacagactttgaggcaattaagaaagccatcattgcgcgataccacctcacgccagaggtgtatcgcaaacgtttcaggacagtgcagcgaggtcctaatgacagttacctggatcatgcttgcaacctgcgcactgccttccagcagtgggtaaaaggactggctgttgaaacctttgatgccctgcaggaactgataataaaagaccagttcctccacacttgccctgttgaggtccggcagtttgtacgggaccgagagccaaagaccgtggatgaggccgcgaaagttgctgatgcctacacgtccaatcgagcatctgattttcggaggactacggcgcccagctggaagggagaaaagcctgcgagaccttctcctctgagcacccagcgaagccaggtcccgcagccgcctggaggtagaacagccaccgttgacactcggagatgttttgcctgtaacaaaccgggtcacatcagtgctacgtgcccagaaaagaagaaggaagccccaaactctggcggggcccggaatgcgttgtgtgccaccaggaatgcaggtagctatgcagagaatctgcaacctgtcacggttggggatacggttaccaccggtctaagagacactggagcagaggtgactctagtgcacccccagcttgtgaaccctgaggagtacattcctggcaagactatggctgtcaaaggagttgggggtgtcacccccgccatacccaccgccttggtccacctggattggggggccggcagcggaatgaaagaagtgggggtaacggatgccatccccacaaacgttttgttgggtactgacctgggacggttagtggcccggtatgagcct